The Burkholderia sp. NRF60-BP8 genomic sequence CCTCGAGGTCGCCCGTGAGCTTCTCCTTCGAGTACAGGTCGTTCTTCGTGTACCAGGAGAACCAGTTCGGCGTCGACAGCTGCATCTCGTCGCGCAGCGTGCTGGTGCTGAACGCCTTGTTGCCGATGAAGTTGATCTGCCGGATCTTGGCGCTCGGGCCTTCGGCGACCGCGAACAGGATCGACACGCGGTTCGCGTCGACCGGCGTGATCGTCGTCTTGACCTCGGCCGCATAGAAGCCGCGCGTCAGGTACTGGCGCTTGAGCTCCTGCTCCGCCTTGTCGACGAGCGCCTTGTCGTAGTAGCGGCCGTCGGCGAGGCCGACCGCGCGCAGCGCCTTCGTCAGGTTGTCCTTGTCGAATTCCTTCGTGCCGGTGAAGTCGATCGACGCGATGGCCGGCCGCTCCTGCACCTGCACGATCACGACGTTGCCTTGCGTGGCGATGCGAACGTCGTTGAAAAAGCCCGTCGCGTACAACGCGCGGATTGCTTCGGATGCCTTGTCGTCCGTGAAGGTATCGCCCTGCTTGATCGGCAGATAGGCGAACACCGAACCCGCTTCGACGCGCTGCAGCCCCTCGATCTTGATGTCTTGCACCACGAACGGTGCCGCTGCATGCGCCGCGAGGCCGTGCGCGGCGAGCGCGGCCGCTGCAACTGTCTTAGGTACAAAGCGATGAGGTTTGAACAACATGCATCCCCAATATTTAGCTGCATCAAATCGGGCGGCTGACCCGCGGCCGCCGCCTGACGCTTCAGAAATGGATTAACCGAGCCAAATCGTTGAACAGCGCGATCGCCGACAATGCGACGATGCAGATCAACCCGGCTCTTTGCAGAATCAGCTGCCAACGCTCCGAGACGGCTTTCCCGGTCGCGGCTTCAACCGCATAATATAACAGATGCCCCCCGTCCAAAACGGGAATCGGCAACAAGTTCAGGACGCCAAGGCTAATGCTGACAAGGGCGAGGAACGACAGGAACGCCGACGGGCCGAGCCGCGCGCTCTTGCCTGCGTAGTCGGCGATCGTCACCGGGCCGGACAGGTTCTTCAGCGACGCGTTACCCGTGATCATCCGCCCGAACATCTTCAGCGAATACACGGAGATGTCCCACGTGCGGTGCGCGCCGAGCCGCAGGCTCTCGATCGGCCCGTAGCGCACGTCCACCGACGGCGCGTGCATCGACAGCGCCGCGCCGATCCGGCCGACCTGCTGCCCGGATTCGTCGTCGCGCTGCATCTGCGGCACGATCGACACCGTCTGCGCGGCGCCGTTGCGCTCGATCTGCAGGTCGAGCGGCTGGCCCGCGTGGTGCTTCACCGTATCGATGAAGCGCGCCGCGCCGCCGAGCGGCTTGCCGTCGAGCGCGACCAGCTTGTCGCCGACCTTCAGGCCGGCCTGCTCCGCCGCGCTACCCGGCTGCACCGACGCGACCGACAACGCGCCGCCGCCGGCCTCGAAGCCCAGATGAGCCATGAAGTCGTCGTCGAGCTGGCTGTCGGGCACGTTGCGCAGGTCGACGCGGAAATCGAACGTCGCATTGCCGTCGCGCGCGCCGAGCACGACCTCGCGATGGTCGAACGCGGCCGACAGCAGCTTCCAGCGCAGGTCCGACCACGATCGCACCGGTTCGGACTCGCCGCCCTGCGCGTCGCGGATCGACACGACCGTCTCGCTGCCGTCGAAGCCCGCGCGGGCCGCCGCCGTGCCGGCGGCGGGCGGCGCGACGATCGCGGCCGGCTCG encodes the following:
- the rseP gene encoding RIP metalloprotease RseP, whose protein sequence is MNVLVELVAFAVAIGVLVVVHEYGHYRVARWCGVKVLRFSIGFGQPVARWVGRRTGTEWTLSALPLGGYVKMLDERDPGPGGIPPDELGQAFNRQSVYKRIAIVAAGPIANFLLAIALFSAVFATGVTEPAAIVAPPAAGTAAARAGFDGSETVVSIRDAQGGESEPVRSWSDLRWKLLSAAFDHREVVLGARDGNATFDFRVDLRNVPDSQLDDDFMAHLGFEAGGGALSVASVQPGSAAEQAGLKVGDKLVALDGKPLGGAARFIDTVKHHAGQPLDLQIERNGAAQTVSIVPQMQRDDESGQQVGRIGAALSMHAPSVDVRYGPIESLRLGAHRTWDISVYSLKMFGRMITGNASLKNLSGPVTIADYAGKSARLGPSAFLSFLALVSISLGVLNLLPIPVLDGGHLLYYAVEAATGKAVSERWQLILQRAGLICIVALSAIALFNDLARLIHF